attttaaatatattattgaaatagtaaacaataaattagtactcccccgtcccaacgaagaaatgactcactttcctttttagttggTCCCATCTAAAATTACCTCTTAGTTAAAATGAAAATActtttatctttactttattccatctctcttactttactctctccactcaaCATATAAAATTCCGTGCCACGTAAGTaaagggtcatcttccttggaacggagggagtagtagattttgattttacttaaattttcttattttggCAGACTGCGTCAGTGCTTACGAGGGGAGGGCAACattggtttttaattttttagtaaaaagAAAACTTTAATGGCCTATAAATACCAGTCCTTTGATGTTAGTTTGTAGATCGAGAAAGCATTTGCATTTGCTttggaagaaaaagaagtgTTTGGAGATGGCGAAATCACCAGAAACAGAGCACCCAGTTAAGGCTGTTGGGTGGGCTTCGAGAGACACATCTGGAGTTATGTCCCCTTTCAATTTCTCAAGAAGGTGAGTTATTTGGATATTTGCTTCCCTAATACGAATATATAATCTGAGATTGAATTGTTATATTATTTTAGCTAGAGGgagttagctatgactaattatcacatgattctTTATATGAGATTTGATCTTATGAACTAAACACGTTACATATTTAATCCCGGGATATAGTCTTGTTAACCGAATAGTTATACTCCATCACTTGGACTTGCAGGGCAACTGGCGAGCGTGATGTGCAGTTCAAGGTTCTGTATTGCGGCGTCTGCCATTCTGATCTTCACATGATCAAGAATGAGTGGGGCTTCACACACTACCCTATTGTTCCGGGGTAATTTTTCAATCTTTCTCTTAATATTTGTTGATATGTTCAAGGTTTTGTTAGAACATTATGTTGAAAATCTCATTCCTCGTTAGACCTTTAGAGAGAGTGACTAGTCTATTTTTACATGGTACCAAAGCAGATCTAGATCAATAAGATATCTTTGACTTTTCGTAAAACCTGTTTTCAGAAAGAATCTTGTTCAATAGTATACTCTCTGTGTGCCATTTTATGTTCCATGACAcaagaaattatttgattttataaaaaaaaatggagaaataaattaattgaatatgagttctacttttatatactacttcATTCATCAATAGAAGGGAACATTTGATCgggtacgagttttaaaaaatgtagtaTAAAGTGGGTTAAAAATGTTAGTAGAAGATGTGtcctacttatatatattagttttataatgaaatgtgaatgtAAGGTCCATTATCAagtactaaaaaaatgaaatgtttattGGTGGATGAACAAAAATGGGAAAATATGAAGTTTGTTGATGGATTGAGggaatattgattttataatacaATGGGAATGTAATGATTTAGTTGAATGAGAGGTCTATTTACCTAaaatggaagaaagtaaaatgGACTTTAAATCATGGATATCCAAAAATGACGAAAGTGAGACATTTTTCCacggacgaatggagtaattaGTTGATTTTGATGTGTTGAGTACCATAAATAGACGCTGGATTTTGTGTTGAGTACCACAAAATCTTGTTTTGAGAAAGAATTCTGTTCACATTTGATGCACAGGCATGAGATTGTGGGAATAGTAACGGAGGTAGGCAGCAAGGTCGAGAAAGTGAAGGTAGGAGACAAAGTAGGCGTGGGATGCTTGGTGGGATCGTGCCGCCAATGCGACCAATGCTCCAACGATCTCGAAAACTATTGCTCCAAACAGATCCTCACCTACAGCATGCCTTACTTGGACGGCACCATCACCTACGGCGGCTACTCCGATCTCATGGTCGCCGACGAGCACTTCATCATCCAATGGCCCGAGAATCTACCCATGGACAAGGGTGCCCCTCTCCTCTGTGCAGGCATCACCACCTACAGCCCCCTCCGGTACTTCGGCCTCGACAAGCCCGGCCTCAACGTCGGGGTCGTTGGCCTCGGTGGCCTTGGACACGTCGCTGTCAAGTTCGCCAAGGCCTTCGGGACTCGAGTCACGGTCATCAGCACTTCCTTGAgcaagaagaaggaagctctcGAAAATCTCGGCGCGGATGATTTCTTGGTCAGCCGCGATGACGAGCAGATGAACACGGCAGCGGGGACGCTGGACGGCATCATCGATACTGTGTCGGCGACGCATCCCCTGCTGCCGTTGTTAGCCTTACTGAAGCCTCACGGCAGGCTTATCGCGGTTGGGGCTCCCGAGAAGCCGCTCGAGCTCCCGGTGTTTCCTCTACTTTCTGGTAAGTTAAAGTgcataaagtatgagagagaattagaaaaaatataaaaaagggtGATAAATTAGAAGAAACTTTCGATTTTTGACATGAGACTAAATGGAAgcatgagactattttttgtagagAGATTTGATTTGAATTAATTGACAGGGAGGAAGTCAATATCGGGAAGTGGGATCGGAGGGCTGAAAGAGACGCAGGAGATGGTGGATTTTGCGGCGAAGCACAATATATTGCCAGATGTAGAGATAATCCCTATAGACTATGTCAACACTGCTATGGAGCGTCTCTTGAAGTCGGATGTCAAGTACCGCTTTGTCATTGACGTTGCCGGTTCCTTGAAATCCAACTAAAGGAGGCCATTTGCTATCAATATTTCGCTACCAAATAAGGAGACTGTTAAGGAAGTAATAATAGAGCTACACTTTTCCGACATTTGTTGTCGTATTGCTATTGTATACTGAGTGGTTAACAGTACTAATTTCAATATTTGTCTTAAGAAATCATATGCGCCGGCGAAGACATATATGCATGCTCCAATAGAATTCCTTCTTTTAATAGTAACCCTCCCTATCaaggaagatgactcatttcttgggtgacacgagattttatgcagtttttttttgtgtattaagcggagagaataaagtaaaagaggaaataaagtaaaaagaaaagtgtttccatttttagtaatgagtgttgggacgaactaaaaaggaaagtagaTAGTCTTTAATGGGacatggagtactatatagAACCGAAGCTAACAAACAAAACATTTTtaatcaaaatcataaaatacaaGGATAAAAATAGACCTTACTAATTTTTAAGTGTTTTTATATGACCAATTGGGTCAAGATCACTTTAAGGAAGTAATAATAGAGCTATACTTTTCTGACATTTGGTGTCGTATGGTGTCGTATTGCTATTGTATAATAAGTGGTTAATAGTACGAATTTCAATATTTATCTTAAGAAATCAAATGCGCCGGCGAAGACATATATGCATGCTCCAGTAGAATTCCTTCttttaatagtactccctccctatcaaggaagatgacccattccttgggcgacacgagattttatgcagtttttttttgtgtattaagcggagagaataaagtaaaagaggaaataaagtaaaaagaaaagtgtttccatttttagtaatgagtgttgggacgaactaaaaaggaaagtagaTAGTCTTTAATGGGacatggagtactatatagAACCGAAGCTAACAAACAAAACATTTtaatcaaaatcataaaatacaaGGATAAAAATAGACCTTACTAATTTTTAAGTGTTTTTATATGACCAATTGGGTCAAGATCACTTTAAGGAAGTAATAATAGAGCTATACTTTTCTGACATTTGGTGTCGTATGGTGTCGTATTGCTATTGTATAATAAGTGGTTAATAGTACGAATTTCAATATTTATCTTAAGAAATCAAATGCGCCGGCGAAGACATATATGCATGCTCCAGTAGAATTCCTTCttttaatagtactccctccctatcaaggaagatgacccattccttgggcgacacgagattttatgcagtttttttttgtgtattaagcggagagaataaagtaaaagaggaaataaagtaaaaagaaaagtgtttccatttttagtaatgagtgttgggacgaactaaaaaggaaagtagaTAGTCTTTAATGGGacatggagtactatatagAACCGAAGCTAGCAAACAAAACATTTTTAATCAAAATCGTAAAATACAAGGATAAAATAGACCTTACCAATTTTTAAGTGTTTTTATATGACCAATTGGATCAAGGTCACTTTAAGGAAGTAATAATGAGCTATACTTTCTGACATTTGGTGTCGTATGGTGTCGTATTGCTATTGTATAATGAGTGGTTAACAGTACAATTTCAATATTTATCTTAAGAAATCAAATGCGCCGGCGAAGACATATGTGCATGCTCCAGTAGAATTCCTTCttttaatagtactccctccctaaaggaagatgacccattcCTTGGGCGACACGCGATTTTATGCAGTTTTTTTTGTGTATTAAGAgcggagagaataaagtaaaagaggaaataaagtaaaaagaaaagtgtttccatttttagtaatgagtgttgggacgaactaaaaaggaaagtagaTAGTCTTTAATGGGacatggagtactatatagAACCGAAGCTAACAAACAAAACATTTTtaatcaaaatcataaaatacaaGGATAAAAATAGACCTTACAAATTTTTAAGTGTTTTTATATGATCAATTGGGTCAAGGTCACTTTAAGGAAGTAATTATAGAGCTATACTTTTCCAACATTTGGTGTCGTATTGCTATCATGATTAGTAATTTCAATACTTGTCTGAAGAAAACAAATGGGCCGGTGAAGACATATATGCATGATCCAATAGAATTCCGacttcattttaaaattttaatattcttAAAGTTCATTTTGTTCTGAATATAAGCtcatttttttaccaaaaacttgcaatatttttaaatttgaccGATTAATAACTTAAAGGCTTGGCCAATTTTTGGTGAAAGATGTGTATAGGACACGAAGATAACAAAAAAATGGttttaatcaaaattataaaatgctCATATGTTAAAGGATAAAAATAGACCTTAGTCTAATGTTTAAGTGTTTTTATGTGACCATTTGGGCCAAGGTTACTTTGTCAAATTTAATGGTGTCACTTTTAGAACAATAATGGTGTGCCTGCACAAGAAGCAAACAAGTATTATGAACTAGtctaattgtagttagcaaaaTCTCATcacacacaaaaacaaaatgagAAGTTTTAGGATAAGCTCACTTCTCGAACGTTGTTCCCCAATCCCCGAATTACTCACCAAACATCACTTCGATACAAATTCTTAATTATGGTGCTATGATCCAATCAAGAAAAGCATACACGAAGAAGACTGGAGACTTCAAAATTCACACAAGGAATTTAATCTAGTTCTTTATTTATGTCGTGCTTAAtgaatattgtttttattatttgtcTATTAATAACTAACCTATAGAATTATAGGGTTTGAGAGTAGTTGACTCTGTATCTTCTTTTGattacttattttatctatatctatTATGTTGAGACAACACTACTGATTTtctgaaaaattataaattaattcgCAAAATTAGTGTCTTATCTGGAATGCAATTAGACACACAAGTGaccaaataaaataatctaGGCATAGTCATACGGATCAAGAATCACCTTTTATGCATGAGTTCATTTTGTATATGAGGGCTTGCAACTCCTGTCACTCCACCAGTTAGATTCGATGTAAAATCTTCTAGGTAATTATCCTTACTCAGATGTTCAAATATTGTGTGAAAAATAAGCTATCAAACATATAAATGTAGGAAAGAAAAACtatgaaaaaaggaaaaataaaattctctccttattactccctccgtctccaaagagtatgaacaatttcctttttcgtccatccctaaagagtatgaactttctaatttttaaaaattcaaacaacatactacccctacacataattttatttaaaacttatACCATCAACATTAGCACTTATACCATGataataatgtggaccccactctccactaacattatctccactaccctttctctctctcttacttttccccttatttattaaaactcgcgCTGAACTCAAAATTCATACTCTTTGgtgacggaggaagtatttatGAAATTTCTGAAAATTATGAATACGGTGAGTAGTACTTGTGATCTGATTCTCTTCCTATATTTATAGAGCATTTGTTAAATAGACTACAAATAAGTTAAATTCAGCTCAATTGAATTAAAGTCTTTAAGGAATATTAATCAATTTCATTATCCTACTATTATTGATTGATCATCTAAATACAAATTGCATAATCTGAGATCGTTTTtaacttaatttatttattatatttaagatATTCTaagtccattaattaatttagtttgtTGCTAGCTCAAtgcaattaatatttttttaaagagtgctAAAAGTTCTGGTTGACTATATATATTATGTTAGGAATAAATTTCAACTTGTTATGTTTCTGTACAATATAAACTTGATCATAACATCTTTTGGAGAAAATATTAACTTTTACAAAAGATGAGACACGATTCTGTAAATAACTACGCTAGACCTTGTCGTATGCTAATCAACGCTACCAGAAATTCCATAATTTTGGGTTGCGAAAAGCTCAAAAGATATTGACGACTCAAAGTAGGGTATAACCAAAACCATATTTTCAATGTTGCTCGTAAACGAAAGGGAGTAAAGACTACTCAATAAATGAAATTTACTAAAGATTTTTCTTTGAGCTATTTGAtagttgattaagaaataattaaTCAAGGAGACCTCGTACTTAGTTTAATCAGCAAGAAGTACTTATCTTACCACAATTcatttagtgctataccacattACACTGTCATCAGTCATCCAAGATAGAAATTAACtttgaattaaaaatgacaaCCGTTTGTGATAGATTTCCTTATCTATCTAGGTAGAGAATATCAAATACTGAGTTTGATTAGGTACCTGAAAGCCAGTGCAACTAAGACTCAAAGTTCACATGTAGattaaataaaacacatagagTTCACGCACTTGATCAAGCTAAACAGTGAATGGATCAAGCAGGCTACTATCAGGTCGTTGGTTATGCAAACGGAGAGACTTagggctttcaagaccttaacccacaatactatagactagtaaagggaagtaagagTCGAATCCCTCAGGGACAGAGGCGGGTTGAGTTGTGTTTGGGACATTTGGGAGGTTTGGCTGCGGCCATGCTTTCCAGTGGGTTAAGTTTGGGACTAAGTAACTAGACTGATCAACTTACTAAGCTAGACGAATCAACTAAACTAGACAAACTCCAAACTAAGAAACATGCTGGcttgatcaactaaactaagGATGGAAATGTACTTCTGTAAAAGTAAATCGGGGCCACTGACATAATTAATCTCACTGCTAAAAAACTGTAAACAACGAAAAGGTGACAAGGACTGTGACTTTAACAAACTATGaccttcttcttcgctaagcAACTAAATTAAACACCTACAACAGATCTAAACAGAGCAACTATCATGAAAACAGAAAATAGACAAATTAAAGCACAAATCCATGCAAATTGAACGTAAAGTAAACAGATCTATGGTATGTATCTTAAACTCATGCAGGTTGACAAACTAAAACTCAGATCTAACTACGAGAAATCAAAAACAGAACAACGAGCAATCATCATAGCATAATCTAAATCAGAAATCAATAAATCCAACCCAACATGCATCGCAAACTCCATCTAGACTCAGATCTAAACTTAAACAACTAAATAATGCAGATCAAACTTCAACTCAGAACAGAACTAAAACTAAACGAAAGCTGTGAAATCAGAGAACATTAGATCCAAGAAAACTTGCattaaaaactccatttcataaatGATCTTCAGTAACCAAAACAAAACAGAATTCACAACTCGCAATTAAAGATCGATCAACCAACGGAAAGTAACTAGAGTAgcaactaaaagaaaaacatCAAAAACAACTAAACGTCGAAAAagataaactaaaaacaaaatagcAATTGTTTTGACCCCTCGGGGTGTAAGGAAAACACAAATGATGAAAAACTTCTTGCAGATCTAGGTCCATCCTTCCTTggtgaggaagaagagatgaaaGTAGAGGTGGAACGACGACTCCGGTGGCTGCTAACTTCCTAGATCCATGCTACGAATAAAAGTGTAATGTGTGAAATTGAGGTGATTGAAGATGATGAAGTCGAACTCTCTTCTGTGTGCATTCAATCTGCTATTTATAGGATGACATTgggcccaaatccctagggtaagCTCATCATGTCTTGACATTAATGCCCTTGAGataacatcttcttttctctctcctctgactcatcatctcatgtggtgaactccacttgatcaacttgctgGCTCGGCAGGCTACATTGCTTGCCCGCAACTGATCAACTTGTCTTCGATTCTGGCCATTTTTTCGCTTCTTtcccgagttgatcaagttgttcctgTACTCTGCCGCTTCAACACTTTTACAGATatcaagtatgaaagaacaaCAAGAAAATGACAAGTTACATGCATGGGTCCCTAAACGACCAAAAAACAAACCAAACTGACTCGACAGAGATCAACACAGACTGACACACAAAAGAAACATTCAAGCAAATATTTACATCTCCATGTTTGAAACTGGCTCAACTTCTGGCAATGTttcccacaagcttaaggtcattcCAAATATTTTGCAGTCTAAAATTCCACCCTCCCTTTTTGTTCAGCCTGATCAGTCtatcagttcgtcaagatagcccctATTCTAGCCAACTAttggattcactcggtcactcatttTTCACTAGAGATAttaggaccattcactcattcattttGCCATGCCACTGATGCTTGAGTTTCATAGGCATAgactagttccttaaggtctttcttAAGGTTGTAACGGGGTCAGGGGTTATGATGTAAATAGGTGAGGATCCTATGGGTCCTAAGTTCATAAGAATTTTGAAAACAACGAAGACATGTGAACTTGGGAATAAAATTGGAGCAACCTCAATATTACATCTTCAAACTTCCTCAATGCAGACAATATCActtggccattttggccttattcaTCTAACCTTTTTCACAGGGTCAGGTTACATTATTTTCCTGTCCTTCATTCaactatttctctttttttttctaggttAGGTTATAAATTCCagcccttttctttttctctttttctttctatccctTTCTACCCCCAATTGGTTAGCTGCTCCATTCTATCCCCTAACTCACATGGCATGGAGACTCATGGTTTCAAAGGAGGATGAATTCGAAATGTAGGCTTAAGATGGGGTAACTAAGGGgtgcccttacaatgaggcAGGTTCATCTGGttcgaaagaaaaaaaaggccCAACTA
This genomic interval from Salvia splendens isolate huo1 chromosome 13, SspV2, whole genome shotgun sequence contains the following:
- the LOC121760094 gene encoding geraniol dehydrogenase 1-like; this encodes MLVCRSRKHLHLLWKKKKCLEMAKSPETEHPVKAVGWASRDTSGVMSPFNFSRRATGERDVQFKVLYCGVCHSDLHMIKNEWGFTHYPIVPGHEIVGIVTEVGSKVEKVKVGDKVGVGCLVGSCRQCDQCSNDLENYCSKQILTYSMPYLDGTITYGGYSDLMVADEHFIIQWPENLPMDKGAPLLCAGITTYSPLRYFGLDKPGLNVGVVGLGGLGHVAVKFAKAFGTRVTVISTSLSKKKEALENLGADDFLVSRDDEQMNTAAGTLDGIIDTVSATHPLLPLLALLKPHGRLIAVGAPEKPLELPVFPLLSGRKSISGSGIGGLKETQEMVDFAAKHNILPDVEIIPIDYVNTAMERLLKSDVKYRFVIDVAGSLKSN